Below is a window of Impatiens glandulifera chromosome 2, dImpGla2.1, whole genome shotgun sequence DNA.
GGGTTAAGTGTTTTATGGAGGTTGGGTTTACAAGAAACAAACAAATCATTTGATAATTGGCTAATAAACCTAGAGATTTGAATTCGATATGATTGATAAACCTAAGTCTGGTAGGAGGAGAAGGACATGGAGACACGTGCCGTGTGATGAGAATTCTCAAGTTGTTTCAAAGTTTGTGACAGATGGTGACTTAGTTTACGCGGATGATGATGGTTGATTAATTTGGTTTGGGAATGTTTTGTAATTCTGTAGTTGTTTTGCTTATTGAAAATAGACTCTATCTTAGGGGATTGTGAGGGCTGATATCAAGCCTTTTACTTTCCTTGCTTGTATTGAAAGATGTTGCATTCATGACAACTTTATTATTACATACTTTTTTTTTGAATGCTACTTCTTTACTTTGGATGCAGCTAGTGGTCATCCCAGAGTTGAGTTCTGGAAAATAAATAGATGTTCATCTTTTGATGAATACAAAATCAGCATGTAAATAGATGTGCATATGTATAGTCATTATTGTTATTAGAGACTACTGTTAGCTACAAGCATGAGAAACTCCTTCAACTCCAAAATTCAACTTTTGcgttttttaattcattattatggATTGATTCTACATCCAGATGATATCTGATAGAAAAAAGAGTGTTTCCAAATGGTTAACAACTATTAGCTTTTAATGTATGGTTCTTCTACGAATTGTTACAATTGGTACTCATGGATGAAACAGGGTCGCACGAGATAAAATAACGCATAAAATATTGATGGGTTCCTTTAGTTTTCTAACTATTCATGCATGGCTTTTGTTGACATATCATCTTCTCTTAATGCTTTTCAGTCATCTTCTTTTACAGGAAACCGCTACATAATGAATGGGACTGGAGTAGATGAGACAATGAAAAATGCTAAGAGTTTGAATGACAATTATGGAGCTTCTCCACATATTTGGTCATCTCCTGATGGAGGAAAAGACATTAACATAGGGAGACAGATATTTTGCAATAgatctttaaatatgaaaagCATAGTTGCTGTTGGGTTTGACATGGATTATACGTTAGCGCAATATAAACCAGAAACTTTCGAATCTCTTGCATATGAAGGCACAGTTAGAAAGCTGGTCTATGATTTGGGATACCCCTTGGAGGTTAGTAGTATTAATGAATCATGTGGctttccatatttttttttgtgcagacttaaaatattgatttcacTATTGTTATTGTCATTGGTTATTTTCTAGTTGTTGAATTGGACATTTGACTGGAAGTACATGGTCAGAGGTTTAGTTTTGGATAAGAAGAGGGGAAACATATTAAAGGTGCATTCTGCGCTTCTTTATCGTGTCTTTATCACTTGTTAATTCTTGTGATTTTGAGAGATTTTTTCTTTTGTGATTTCCAGATGGATCGACATAAATATGTCAAAGTAGCCTATCATGGATTTAAGGAGTTGTCAAAGGAAGATAAAATGTCAACTTATGGATATACTTTGATACGAGATTCATTTGATGAACCTGAATATGCAGTCATTGATACTCTTTTCTCACTGGCTGAAGCTTACTTGTTTGCTCAACTGGTTGATTTCAAGGACAATAACCCTGGACAAGTTCCTGGAGGTGCAGAGTAAGAGAGTAACCattgtgttttatttatatatattttcacaaATATCACATCTATACATAATTCcctcccccccccccccccccccccccataATATAAGTGAAAATAAAGGTCTGCATAACAGTTTTGAAAAGGGAAATTCAATAAAAACTTCAGAAAATGTGAAGGTTGCATagtcttttattttcttttgtttttattcttatttttttcactcAACTTGTTAATGTTGTAAATGAACTCTCTTGCAGCTATGCTCATATGTACAAACATGTTCGAGCAGCAGTAGATTTGTGCCATCGTGATGGAACTCTGAAGCAGATGGTTGCGAAGGATCCAGCAAGGTATGATATTCACTCTATTATATCTTATCTTATTTCCTTCTTTCTCTTACTCtgtattttttcataaaatagtAGCATTTTTCCTAAACTACTACAGGTATATTAATGATGATGCCTCTATTGTACCAATGTTCAAAATGCTAAGGGATTCTGGCCGAGCTATTTTCTTAGTGACAAACAGGTATGTCATAGTTCTTATCCATTCTCAGTTCAGCCTCTAATCGTAATTCTGGTTTTCTAGACACAAGGGGTCAATCTGGAAACACTTTTCTGGATTCGGATCTATATAAAAAACGTCAATTTTAGTTTGTCTGTCTAAGTTCTATTTCCAAATGTGATTTCGTATGGATCCATATCCAGATGAGATATCTGTCacaaaaagaatttaaaaaaattaatttattgacaGTTTCTCATTCCGACCTAGATCCAAAAAATGTTTCTAGGTGGCATTTAAAATGCAAAGCTCATCAACATATGTTCATCCATGAATAGAACATGGTTATTATCTTGATTAAAGGCAcatattctttaaatattttagttgcAATTTTCTCAAACTAATGTAGTTGCAATTTTGTTATGCATGTTTCAGTCTTTGGGATTACACAAATGTTGTGATGAATTTTCTCTGCCGGACTCAAACATCAGTTGGCAGTTCAGAGCTGAATTTTGATTGGCTCAAATACTTTGATGTTGTCATCACGGGAAGGTTTACACCCTTTTGCTATTGAACGTTTACGCCTTTTTGCTTTTAAATGGTGTTATAATCCCTACGGGagcttttattgtttttttttaatttttcaatcaacaAGACTGAACATAATAAGGCTTGCtgaattatttaacaaatttccAGACTCGTTAGTATGTGTGTTACATCTGAACATAAAAGTGGGAATTATTTGAATTGTCACTAAGGTTAAATGGTTACAATTGATAATCTGTGGAAATGTATCTATTCAATTTTGCAGCTCAAAACCAGGTTTTTTCCATGATGAGAACCGTGCTAACCTTTTTGAGGTTAAACCAGAATCTGGGATGCTTTGTAATACAGATAATGGAACTCCTATGGTTCAGGTTTCTGTTCCATTGTGATCTTTGCATGTAGAGAATCATTGTTAGCTTTTTtgcatttttataatttgtatttaacCCATATTATATACTTAATGTAACTAGGTTGGAAGTTCGGAAAGTTTTCCCGTGGAAATCTCTGAAGATGGTGGTTGTAGAGTTTTCCAGGTAATACACAAGTCATATATTCATCTCATAATGTGGCACAATCCCATCCCACATTGAAATCTTTGTTTGATCATTCAATTGGTATGCTTTACCCTTGTAGCCTCAGCCAACTTCATAGATAAATGAGGGTGGGATACAAATAGTAATCCTCTTGGCTATATGTAAGGGATGTCGGGTATAAGGATAATTACTCTGAGTTTCCCTTTTGAGGCGGATTGTAATCGCCCAGTTACTATGATATATAAGAGAGTAGGATACAGGGCATGGTTTTGTTGTGCTGTTGTTTCTgttctttttgtttctttttctttgctTGTACTGTCTCTTTGTCTCCTTCATGGtgcttttttttcttcatataataaaatggaactctttaaaataaaaaatggatacAGGGAGATCCACGGGGATTATATTTCTTctgatttcaataaaaaaatttagttttgataattattatataatgagGAATTCTTTGCAGGGAGGAAATGTGGGTCATCTGCATAAACTACTTTCTGTAGAGTCAAGTCCACAGGTTTGTAATATGTTGGATATTTTTGATGATAACTTTGTGTTATTCTTGAACCCTTCTCTCTTTTCTTGTGTAAAAAAGAAATAGGTTCTTTTGTGCTGCGTGTTTTCTTCTATAACAGGTTCTTTATGTTGGAGATCACATATATGGAGATATTTTACAAAGCAAAAAGGTTTTAGGTATAAATCCAGTTTCTGTTCTTATCATTTTTTAGACAAATTATACTTGTTCTAATTGGTTTCACATCTTTGGCTGATTTTTCAATGCACATAACCGTAGAGTTGGAAATGTAATCTTTTTAGGTCGAGTTATGAAAACATGACGCCAATGGTCAAAAATGTGTTGGGTGTTCTTTGAGATAACATGTTATCTATTGTCATTGTTTGCAAAGATTCTCTTTTATACAGGGTGGAGAACAATGCTAGTTGTTCCAGAACTTGAACGAGAGGTTGAGCTCCTCTGGGAATCAAGAGAATTGCGTAAGGTAATAGACAAAAGTTGCATAGTTTGTTGCTTTAGTTGTAGCTCGATGCCAATAAGAATTTTTCATTCTGTTTTCTccaacatatttatttttgtttgggtaaAAAACAATTAGGATAAAAAGATGGAATTTTTTTCTAGCTAAAAATTAACTCAACTACCGGAACTGATCTTGCAGCAACTTCGGTCATTGAGGAGTGAGCGTGACACTGTTGAAGATGAAATACATCATCGCAGATGGTCTCTCAAGTATGTGTTTCAGTTGTAAATTCGACCATCAATCAACCTTATatagttgaaataaatataatgatatgTAAATGAAAATTCGCTTCTTGGTTCAGGTTTAATGCTGGGCATGATGAAAATAAGCAGCAGGAGTCAGATCTTGATGAAATGGAGGTTTGTCCTGTTACTAAATAACCTTGAATCTTAACtttctttaatttaatgattatgCTAGTtgcttcatttgaaaacaccaTTTTGAGGAACTGCAATCAAAATAACATAGTTCCTAAACCTCTTATCTCTAAGGAACTCGCCAAATAGCCCCGTAATATGTATCAACTTCTCCCCATCTTCTTGTTTAAATCTTGATGTTACAAAAGAAATTTCCTAGTATAATCAAATCCtcttaagtttttatttttatttttatcagttAGCGCCATTATctcaaaatgaacaaaatacTTGCTTACTAAACCAGTTAAATCacaaatagatatttttttataatttattgatatttcaGTATCAAAAGGATGATGTGCGTCTCAGTCATCAACAAGGACAAAGAGAACTTCATCAGAAGGTAATATTTGCTTCGGTTTTCAACCTTGTTTGATCTCGATTGTTTCTGTTTTATGCTTTGTGTTGAATCTTGACCAAGTCTATCTTACACAGTTTCATAAGGTCTGGGGACAACTGATGAAGACTGGATATCAGAACTCTCGTTTCGCACACCAGGTGAGAATTCGATGTTTGGTTTCCCAAAAGTTCAATAAATTGAATGATACATATCATGAAAATAGAATTGATTGTTTTAGGTGGAGAGGTTTGCTTGTCTTTATACAAGCCAGGTGACAAATCTGAGCTTATACTCCCCTGACAAGTACTATCGACCAAGTGAAGATTTTATGCCCCATGAATTCGACATACTCGGTCTGTGATAAGTGAAAAGGATATTGGTCACAGTTACAtacaaagtaaataaaaataatgccCACTAATAAGTAATAACTAGTCTTCTAAGATGTTTtgtgtgttttgtttttttcttactGCATATCTTTGGACTTGTAAGCTTGTGAATGTTTTTTGGAACTAGTTTTAAAAgcttttacattttttcttttgtatattACTATTGAGTTAACTTATGCTCCATAAATTTCATTGTTTCACATATAAAGGGAAAAATACAATCAGGAGAAACCATAATAGGGGTGGTAATGAGACaggaaatttatttataacttttactTTTCTTTATTGTTAGGTTTTATTAGAGATATTTTTTACTACTATAACGCTCATTAGGGTACATGAAATTGTTAATGGTACATTTATCTAtattagaatttataaaatattataaaattgttaatttgtgttgaaaataaatacaaattctTTGTATACgcagtgtatttttttttttaagttttactGCTGGGACGTCTTTATCTTTATCAACTGTTCCgttcaatttatattaaaagtgaAGAAAATAAAGATGTAAATGATATGGTAATATAAAATTCGTAACgtgatattttagttaaatctacatataataatagtggtttatatttaaataacttaactattttaaataaaaataaatatagaaaaaataatttcaaacaaaaataattataaaaaaaataaaataatatatatatttgaattttttttacctattaccactttatattatattataaaattatatttgatatcttatatataaattattatattaaaatctatattattatgatttatttattcttaaagataagataattgatatatattctttttcttaAGTTTGACTAAAATTTcagctatatatattttaaattagcacagtttaattaattacatatatttttgaaaatagtgttatattttagttttaagtttttaatatatataaatatatatttttttaaatagtgttATTTTAGTTATGGATTTGTTTTGGTCTGTTCAATATTTTTCATGgctctaaataaatatttattgaacattttttttttcaatatttaaaaaataatataaacttttttacataataatattattaaataaaataataaatatttataaactatttaaaaaatgtcaaattattattatttttttatattatatataattttcaaataataatttaattatttatttaacaaatattaattattattattttttaatatgataaagatattttatgataaaaaatgtacatatttaaaataaaaatcaatatatttaaccatatatatatatatattgataattaaaatatttaatggaATTGGGTCTTGGTCAGTCCATATGTTCATGATCTTCTCCTTGCATGTTAATGATTTAGGAATCAGGAAAGGAGTTCAACTTCTTTATGGTATTGATGAACTACTGCCTCAATCGGCCTTCGCTTGTGTGAGAATTGTTGTATCCcaataatcaaatatcaaataagcCCTTAGTTTTTAGTTTTCAGCAATTTATTAACTAATCCCCAAAATTCTATTTGTTTTCAGTTTGACCTTTAAAACTTTTTCTTTTTGCAATTGCTCTAAAACGTATCCCAAATGTGTCCAAGCCATATCCATGTTGTGTCCAATCCATATCTTATTGGTCAAACCAACATACCTAATTTGTTGTATCTGATATCTATTTCCCGTATTCGACTGGTCAAACCTACATaaagtcaaaatatatattttgtcgtaTCCGTATCCGATACGTAAGATACGTATTTTGGTGTATTGTATCCGTATCGAATATTCCAATTTTCCCCCTTATCTGTGTTACATAGCCGCGAACCAATTCTAGACTACAAGTCTTCAACATCAGTACAAAAGGGTCCCTAGAACACCAATAGTTTGTTTGATGTATTtcttttagttaaaaatcattattttgaaaatgtggattatttagattaaatgattaaaatatattttagtatttgatgTAGTGGTTAATGAAACTTAAATCTTTTTGTCCTTCGTGAAACCAAACTTAAAATAGATTCAAATAACTTAACATGTTATATTCCTTTCTTTGTCTTTAACTGATATTAGTCTGAAATTTCTGTTTTTGATTTTAGGGCATGTGCTTGGGGACAATAATAATTAGCCGATGAACAAGTTCAAGATATCTATTGATTGACATATATAATTTGGTGTGTATGAAAaaaaaggtatatatatatatatatatagagagagaaatgattaggtgagagaatttggtgagggaatttggtgagggaatttggtgagagaatgacttggcataatcaaataatttctctttcctcccacttctacattttccaaccaatgaaggtgatgccaagtcattccctcaccaaattccctcaccaaattcccttactctatcactcctcatatatatatatatatatatatattaacaaccTTTTATACCTTCTTCTTCTATGGGTAATGTAACTTGTTCTTCTATAGGTAATGTAACTTGGTCTCAAATGGTGCATAATACGGtttgattttcatttaaatCATGAATCATGATTTTCTTATAGCATTTGAAAACAAAGGTTTGAATGACGTTTATTTTGTTGATGGAGTTTGAATAAGGgttaaattttcatattatgTCATTTTTGTGCAAATCAGATAAACAATAAAGAAAGGTAACATTTTTGTTTTGATACaaagttttgtttatttttacatattttgtttacataaatttaaataatttaatcaaaactAAAGAAGTGAAAACAAAATCAGTAAATTAGAATAGTAAGGGGATGTAGCTCAGATGGTAGAGCGCTCGCTTAGCATGCGAGAGGTACGGGGATCGATACCCCGCATCTCCATCAaatgttttctttttatatttttaaattgtgttCTAAAAgaacaattaataaatgaatattttccCGCCTTTTCCTTATCCGAATGTAATAAGTAAAAAGTAATGATCTGAATCTAATATATTGAGATTTATGATTTCTGATTGCCGCAGCAGTTGAACATCACTAGAACGAGCAACGTATTCATCATCAGGTATCAGGCGTCTCTTCGATCGTCCTTAGTTTGTTAATTTTCACCATCTGAatctattattatattgatCAGATTTATGATTTTCTATCACTTTGACGATCATCAACTATCATCTCTGATTTCCAAAGCAGTTGATCATCACTAGAACGAGCTAAAGTAGGTATCAGGCGTCTCTATCGCATCCTAATTTCCTCACCAATTATCAGGTTACTCATGCAAATTACCACGGATTCTTAAGAACATTGTTAATTTCCATCACCTGAATCTATTATATTGAGATTTATGATTTTCTATCACTTTTGAGATCATCAACTATCATTTCTGATTTCCATAGCAGTTGAATATCAATAGAACGAGCAACATATTCTAGATCAGGTATCAGGCGTCGCTATCGCATCCTTATTTCCTCGCCAATTATCAAGTTAATTACTCATGCAAATTGTTAATTTTCACCACCTGAATCTATTTTATTGAGATTTTTGATTTTGTATTACTTGGACGATTATCAACTATGATTTCTGATTTCCATAGCAGTTGAACATCGCTAGAACGAGCTAATTAAAGTACGAGCAACGTATTCTTCCTCAGGTAACATGCATCTCCTTATTTCCTCACCAATTATCAGGTTACTCATGCAAATTACTACTGATTCTTAAGAGCCTCtctattttgttaattttcacAGCCTGAAtctattatattgatatttatgATTTTCTATTACTTGGAGTTGGAAGACGATCATCAACTATGATTTCTGATTTCTGTAGCAGTTGAAACATTACTAGGACGAGCTAAAAACTACAATTACTAATCAGACTAGCTAGACCTAGATGAGCTATTTTTGACGTGAAGGGATACGTATAGATTGATTTTGATATGCATATATTGTCTATTTTGTATTTGCTACAATGCTATCTGTAAATTGGCAACAGAAACACATAAATCTCGATGCATAGATATAAACTATAGAAATTATTACACAATAAGTGGATATTGAGAAAATATTACAGAATGAGCTGCAATTAGAAGTGGAAATAAACTTTTCTTAGGTAATGATCCTGTTTGACCTCCAGTAGTTGTGTACACATGATTTggttatgtatatataaaacatCTTTCTCTTCAATGGAGTCTCAGATTCTTCAGAAGCCTGTGGATTTTAAAAGGCAGATGTGATAATGACCAATTTTTTAAACCCATCATTCATACAGTATATAAGAAACCAGCTTTACTTGAGGGATGACTGTAACTTTACCAGAGGATAAGAAGTTTCTCGTGTTCcccaatttaatatattaaatgatgGTAATGCTGCTTAGAAATTAACTAAGTTCAATAGCCACAATTATGAGGAGACAAGGAACAGTCTTAAGCCCATTAAACTATGTGATTAAAGACAATAAGTacaagataatttatttatttatttattataggtTAGTAATAGCTTAAAGAAGATGACCATGTGACTCTGATCCTCTATACAAGATTAGATTTCATGTGCATTTGTTCTGATATTTATCCAGAACAGGTAACTGCTTTTCACCTTGGTTTAACTAGGATGGAATGGGAGTTATATAAGAATAATTAGCATTACATTATATGAATCAAAAGTACCTTTGTTCTCTAGCATAAGGCTTATTGTTAGTCATAGATGTAGATGGCCGGTAGATGGGTAGAGGAACTTGGTCAGCTTCTATTTGTGTGATATCCTTTACAAGGATATCATAATGTGTCTTTACTTCTTCCACAGATTTCCCACTTACTGCCTTTGCTATGTTTTTCCATCGGTTAGGGGAATCTTCATCATAGAAAGCTAAAGCATCTTCAAATTGCTTGTTTTGTTTCTGTGTCCAAATAGAGTTTGAAAAACGGGAAGAAGATGTGATAGAGCTTGATGccattaaaatcaattaaatggACTTCTTTTTCTGTAGTGAATGTAGTAGCTGTTGTTGGGTAGTATAGAGAGAGGGAAGAGTTCTGGCTTGGTATGTGATCTGGCTATCCTTGCAAGCCTTTTATAGATCAGAGACAAGGATATAAGGATGTGTTTGATAATACCCAATTTTAAATGTGTCTTACAAATAATTgttgaataaatcaaatgaaaaatcCTGAATTTTCGCTAAAAATTACagttgaataaattaaataaaaaattacgaACTTTAATTAGTGTAGTGTAGCTCATGGTTAgagtataattttctaaattgaaGATAATTTAAAGGATTATAGTTGTTTTTACATGATTATTGAGTTAAGATGATAGATAAggatttgtttgataatattgaatttgaagtgtgaaaaaaatgttgaataaacTAACCAATTTCATTTTTTGAACTTTAGTCTATTGAATGTAGTTAAAATGTAGTGTCTATAAACTATTCACAAAGATTATTTTACCCTTTATAGTaacttaatttgattaatttaaggGGAATTATAAGCTGTTTTTGTATGCTCTTTCTCATTATAGAGTTAGGTAATCATAGTTTACTGAATTAAGCTTAGATTTTATACCTTAAATtgagatatatttaattaaataagtaatcTTAGATAACAATTATCAAAggacttaattatttaaatgataaaaaatgtaCCTAATTGGAGTAGAGGAAGTTGGTCATTAAGTAGAGTTACTTAAGATGTGATTCACTTTGTTCGAAGTAAATTTTGCTACTAGATCTGAAAGAAGAATCTGGGTT
It encodes the following:
- the LOC124925934 gene encoding 5'-nucleotidase domain-containing protein 4 isoform X1, which gives rise to MPSSLQSFFNYKMRIPKRPTFSFCLFIISPAPKFNPTHFFSPRLIDSRYKLLCPCFHSDQRRRRIPELGNRYIMNGTGVDETMKNAKSLNDNYGASPHIWSSPDGGKDINIGRQIFCNRSLNMKSIVAVGFDMDYTLAQYKPETFESLAYEGTVRKLVYDLGYPLELLNWTFDWKYMVRGLVLDKKRGNILKMDRHKYVKVAYHGFKELSKEDKMSTYGYTLIRDSFDEPEYAVIDTLFSLAEAYLFAQLVDFKDNNPGQVPGGADYAHMYKHVRAAVDLCHRDGTLKQMVAKDPARYINDDASIVPMFKMLRDSGRAIFLVTNSLWDYTNVVMNFLCRTQTSVGSSELNFDWLKYFDVVITGSSKPGFFHDENRANLFEVKPESGMLCNTDNGTPMVQVGSSESFPVEISEDGGCRVFQGGNVGHLHKLLSVESSPQVLYVGDHIYGDILQSKKVLGWRTMLVVPELEREVELLWESRELRKQLRSLRSERDTVEDEIHHRRWSLKFNAGHDENKQQESDLDEMEYQKDDVRLSHQQGQRELHQKFHKVWGQLMKTGYQNSRFAHQVERFACLYTSQVTNLSLYSPDKYYRPSEDFMPHEFDILGL
- the LOC124925934 gene encoding 5'-nucleotidase domain-containing protein 4 isoform X2; the encoded protein is MNGTGVDETMKNAKSLNDNYGASPHIWSSPDGGKDINIGRQIFCNRSLNMKSIVAVGFDMDYTLAQYKPETFESLAYEGTVRKLVYDLGYPLELLNWTFDWKYMVRGLVLDKKRGNILKMDRHKYVKVAYHGFKELSKEDKMSTYGYTLIRDSFDEPEYAVIDTLFSLAEAYLFAQLVDFKDNNPGQVPGGADYAHMYKHVRAAVDLCHRDGTLKQMVAKDPARYINDDASIVPMFKMLRDSGRAIFLVTNSLWDYTNVVMNFLCRTQTSVGSSELNFDWLKYFDVVITGSSKPGFFHDENRANLFEVKPESGMLCNTDNGTPMVQVGSSESFPVEISEDGGCRVFQGGNVGHLHKLLSVESSPQVLYVGDHIYGDILQSKKVLGWRTMLVVPELEREVELLWESRELRKQLRSLRSERDTVEDEIHHRRWSLKFNAGHDENKQQESDLDEMEYQKDDVRLSHQQGQRELHQKFHKVWGQLMKTGYQNSRFAHQVERFACLYTSQVTNLSLYSPDKYYRPSEDFMPHEFDILGL
- the LOC124927695 gene encoding protein RADIALIS-like 4; translated protein: MASSSITSSSRFSNSIWTQKQNKQFEDALAFYDEDSPNRWKNIAKAVSGKSVEEVKTHYDILVKDITQIEADQVPLPIYRPSTSMTNNKPYAREQRLLKNLRLH